Proteins encoded in a region of the Panicum hallii strain FIL2 chromosome 3, PHallii_v3.1, whole genome shotgun sequence genome:
- the LOC112887629 gene encoding probable calcium-binding protein CML18, producing the protein MASVKQGGDAASAGGGGGPGMPAAEMERVFRRYDANGDGKISAEELASVLRALGAPPGPGEVRRMMDEMDADRDGFVDLAEFVAFHCGGAGSARLEGEDDDATEAELREAFRMYDADRNGLISARELHRVLRQLGDKCSVADCSRMIRSVDADGDGSVNFDEFKKMMGAGAGARR; encoded by the coding sequence ATGGCGAGCGTCAAGCAGGGCGGGGACGCGGCGAGCGCGGGCGGGGGAGGGGGTCCTGGGATGCCGGCGGCCGAGATGGAGCGGGTCTTCCGGCGTTACGACGCCAACGGCGACGGCAAGATCTCGGCGGAGGAGCTGGCGTCCGTGCTGCGGGCGCTGGGCGCGCCGCCGGGGCCCGGGGAGGTGCGCCGCATGATGGACGAGATGGACGCCGACCGCGACGGCTTCGTCGACCTCGCCGAGTTCGTCGCCTTCCActgcggcggcgccgggagcGCCCGGCTGGAGGGGGAGGACGACGACGCCACGGAGGCCGAGCTGCGGGAGGCCTTCCGCATGTACGACGCCGACCGCAACGGCCTCATCTCCGCGCGGGAGCTCCACCGCGTCCTGCGCCAGCTCGGGGACAAGTGCTCCGTCGCCGACTGCTCCAGGATGATCCGCTCCGTCGACGCCGACGGCGACGGCAGCGTCAACTTCGACGAGTTCAAGAAGATGatgggcgccggcgccggagccaGGCGCTAG